The Hevea brasiliensis isolate MT/VB/25A 57/8 chromosome 1, ASM3005281v1, whole genome shotgun sequence genome has a window encoding:
- the LOC110651554 gene encoding thaumatin-like protein 1b isoform X2 produces MDRLFSLSATFLILLSLSSLSDVEPASFKLINKCRYTVWPGLLSGAGTAQLPTTGFALNSGKSKTINIPRSWSGRIWGRTTCAQDSSGKFSCQTGDCGSGKLECGGSGAIPPATLAEFTLNGAGGLDFYDVSLVDGYNLPMLLIPKKTTNGLCGATGCLIDLNGACPKELKLAARENGQVGIACRSACEAFGQPQFCCSEAYSTPDTCSPSVYSQFFKHACPRAYSYAYDDKTSTYTCANTDYVIMFCPPPYSSQKLLGRRKDGATLPLVNKTMMYISSKHASSASSSDR; encoded by the exons ATGGAtcgtcttttctctctctctgccACCTTTCTTATTCTCCTCTCGCTTTCTTCTCTCTCAG ATGTTGAACCAGCATCTTTCAAGCTCATCAACAAGTGCCGCTACACGGTGTGGCCTGGCTTGCTATCCGGCGCCGGCACCGCACAGCTTCCCACCACGGGCTTTGCACTTAATAGCGGCAAATCAAAAACCATAAACATACCCAGATCGTGGTCAGGTCGGATATGGGGTCGGACTACCTGTGCCCAAGATTCCTCTGGTAAGTTTTCCTGTCAAACTGGTGATTGTGGGTCAGGGAAGCTAGAATGTGGCGGCAGCGGGGCTATTCCTCCTGCCACTTTAGCAGAGTTCACGCTTAACGGCGCCGGGGGCTTGGATTTTTATGACGTCAGCTTAGTCGACGGCTACAACCTCCCTATGCTCTTGATCCCCAAGAAAACCACAAACGGCCTCTGCGGTGCCACGGGGTGTTTGATAGACCTAAACGGCGCGTGCCCGAAGGAGTTGAAATTGGCAGCGCGTGAGAATGGGCAAGTTGGAATCGCTTGTAGGAGCGCGTGCGAGGCATTTGGGCAACCGCAGTTTTGTTGCAGTGAGGCCTATTCTACGCCTGACACGTGCTCGCCGTCTGTTTATTCACAGTTTTTCAAACACGCTTGCCCACGCGCATATAGCTACGCGTACGATGACAAGACCAGTACGTACACATGTGCCAACACCGATTATGTTATAATGTTTTGCCCGCCACCGTATTCCag CCAGAAATTGCTGGGTAGACGAAAGGATGGAGCGACGCTTCCCCTGGTGAATAAGACTATGATGTACATATCAAGCAAACATGCAAGCAGCGCATCATCCTCAG ACAGATAG
- the LOC110651554 gene encoding thaumatin-like protein 1b isoform X1 — MDRLFSLSATFLILLSLSSLSDVEPASFKLINKCRYTVWPGLLSGAGTAQLPTTGFALNSGKSKTINIPRSWSGRIWGRTTCAQDSSGKFSCQTGDCGSGKLECGGSGAIPPATLAEFTLNGAGGLDFYDVSLVDGYNLPMLLIPKKTTNGLCGATGCLIDLNGACPKELKLAARENGQVGIACRSACEAFGQPQFCCSEAYSTPDTCSPSVYSQFFKHACPRAYSYAYDDKTSTYTCANTDYVIMFCPPPYSSQKLLGRRKDGATLPLVNKTMMYISSKHASSASSSGVVPVQLIAGAASIVMAVLLYWPSLLPL; from the exons ATGGAtcgtcttttctctctctctgccACCTTTCTTATTCTCCTCTCGCTTTCTTCTCTCTCAG ATGTTGAACCAGCATCTTTCAAGCTCATCAACAAGTGCCGCTACACGGTGTGGCCTGGCTTGCTATCCGGCGCCGGCACCGCACAGCTTCCCACCACGGGCTTTGCACTTAATAGCGGCAAATCAAAAACCATAAACATACCCAGATCGTGGTCAGGTCGGATATGGGGTCGGACTACCTGTGCCCAAGATTCCTCTGGTAAGTTTTCCTGTCAAACTGGTGATTGTGGGTCAGGGAAGCTAGAATGTGGCGGCAGCGGGGCTATTCCTCCTGCCACTTTAGCAGAGTTCACGCTTAACGGCGCCGGGGGCTTGGATTTTTATGACGTCAGCTTAGTCGACGGCTACAACCTCCCTATGCTCTTGATCCCCAAGAAAACCACAAACGGCCTCTGCGGTGCCACGGGGTGTTTGATAGACCTAAACGGCGCGTGCCCGAAGGAGTTGAAATTGGCAGCGCGTGAGAATGGGCAAGTTGGAATCGCTTGTAGGAGCGCGTGCGAGGCATTTGGGCAACCGCAGTTTTGTTGCAGTGAGGCCTATTCTACGCCTGACACGTGCTCGCCGTCTGTTTATTCACAGTTTTTCAAACACGCTTGCCCACGCGCATATAGCTACGCGTACGATGACAAGACCAGTACGTACACATGTGCCAACACCGATTATGTTATAATGTTTTGCCCGCCACCGTATTCCag CCAGAAATTGCTGGGTAGACGAAAGGATGGAGCGACGCTTCCCCTGGTGAATAAGACTATGATGTACATATCAAGCAAACATGCAAGCAGCGCATCATCCTCAGGTGTGGTTCCAGTACAGCTAATTGCTGGTGCAGCCTCTATTGTAATGGCAGTTTTGCTCTATTGGCCGAGTTTATTACCCTTGTAA